The following are encoded together in the Capsulimonas corticalis genome:
- a CDS encoding DUF1559 domain-containing protein — MNISKTQRFGFTLIELLVVIAIISIIAAILFPVFAKAREKARQTACTSNLKQLGIATMQYAQDNDEALIPGCYEGPQAWGGRIYPYVKSTGAYGCLDDSTAHVAGAPAVSYGMNQDLVTGASFSKAVTLAGLNAPSSTVLLFEVSGTPVDVTNDRESTVDLHFGGPPSGYISACGDGYQELHSRWGGPDTTTTPPTDVHLATGNSLGGRVGYGGPGRHTEGAVWLAADGHAKWLRPSQISTGPTAKSAADAQDQAGSEAAGTSNLTFSGGAHASLTFSPI, encoded by the coding sequence ATGAATATCTCGAAGACTCAAAGGTTCGGATTTACGCTGATTGAACTGCTTGTCGTAATTGCAATCATCTCGATCATCGCCGCGATTCTCTTTCCCGTATTCGCCAAGGCGCGGGAAAAGGCGCGCCAGACCGCGTGTACGAGTAACCTCAAGCAATTGGGGATCGCCACGATGCAGTATGCGCAGGACAACGACGAAGCGCTCATCCCCGGATGCTATGAGGGGCCTCAGGCATGGGGCGGCCGGATTTACCCCTATGTCAAAAGCACGGGCGCGTATGGCTGCCTCGATGACTCGACGGCGCATGTCGCGGGCGCGCCGGCGGTTTCCTATGGAATGAACCAGGATCTGGTGACGGGAGCGTCGTTTTCCAAGGCGGTGACGCTGGCGGGGCTCAATGCGCCGTCGAGCACGGTGCTGCTGTTCGAGGTAAGCGGAACCCCGGTCGATGTGACTAACGATCGGGAGTCGACCGTGGATCTTCACTTCGGCGGTCCGCCCAGCGGTTATATCTCGGCCTGTGGAGACGGTTATCAGGAGCTCCATTCGCGCTGGGGCGGTCCGGATACGACGACCACTCCGCCCACCGATGTTCATCTCGCCACCGGAAATTCACTCGGCGGGCGCGTGGGATACGGCGGTCCGGGGCGCCATACCGAAGGAGCTGTCTGGCTCGCCGCCGACGGGCACGCCAAATGGCTGCGGCCGTCGCAGATCTCGACGGGACCGACGGCCAAAAGCGCGGCGGACGCGCAGGATCAGGCGGGATCGGAAGCCGCCGGGACGTCCAATCTGACGTTCTCCGGCGGCGCGCACGCGAGCCTGACGTTCAGCCCTATATAG
- a CDS encoding lipid II:glycine glycyltransferase FemX: MTVPATPVSSSARAAVTVRELNLPTDRDLWNTFVGFVPEGDVLQAWEWGGVKSADWSPIRYGVFRGGEIAGGAAILCRKLPVVGNFFYAPRGPLLKDWTDTEALKALLAAIKERGKKEGAAFLKIDPAVPIEREDVAALLAAQGFAPPPDADPQGFGGTQPRCVMQLDLAGRTLEQILAACKSQTRRNIKLSTEKHGVRLVENPTRDDLKIFNDLMKTTGERDGFRPRGLGYFETLWDNLVSAGLAKLFLTEYEGEKLSGALCFIIGDKSWYVYGASSNEHRNVMPNYAMQWAMIRWAKDQGCTWYDFRGVSPRRRQEGESSAELEKEDHLQGLNRFKEGFGTRYVEYLGEFDLVYKPIAYWAYTNGKPTAQRWVRKLKGGGK, translated from the coding sequence TTGACTGTACCCGCCACCCCTGTTTCCTCCTCCGCGCGCGCCGCCGTGACGGTGCGTGAATTGAACCTGCCCACGGATCGGGATCTGTGGAACACCTTCGTCGGCTTCGTTCCGGAAGGCGATGTTTTGCAGGCCTGGGAGTGGGGCGGAGTGAAGAGCGCGGACTGGAGCCCGATCCGCTATGGCGTCTTTCGCGGCGGGGAAATCGCCGGCGGCGCGGCGATCCTCTGCCGCAAGCTCCCCGTGGTCGGCAACTTCTTCTACGCTCCGCGCGGCCCGCTGCTGAAGGATTGGACCGACACCGAAGCGCTCAAAGCGCTGCTCGCGGCGATCAAGGAGCGTGGGAAGAAGGAAGGCGCGGCGTTCCTCAAGATCGATCCCGCCGTCCCGATCGAGCGCGAGGATGTGGCGGCGCTGCTGGCGGCGCAGGGCTTCGCCCCGCCGCCGGACGCCGATCCGCAGGGCTTTGGCGGCACCCAGCCGCGCTGCGTGATGCAGCTGGACCTCGCGGGGCGCACGCTGGAGCAGATCCTGGCCGCCTGTAAGTCTCAGACACGCCGCAATATCAAGCTTTCGACCGAAAAACACGGCGTACGATTGGTTGAGAACCCGACGCGCGACGATCTCAAGATCTTCAACGATCTGATGAAGACGACGGGCGAGCGCGACGGCTTTCGCCCGCGCGGCCTGGGATACTTCGAGACCCTGTGGGACAACCTGGTCTCAGCGGGCCTCGCCAAGCTCTTTCTCACCGAATACGAAGGCGAGAAGCTTTCGGGCGCCTTGTGCTTTATCATCGGCGATAAATCCTGGTACGTCTACGGCGCATCGTCCAACGAGCACCGCAACGTGATGCCCAACTACGCCATGCAGTGGGCGATGATCCGCTGGGCCAAAGACCAGGGCTGTACGTGGTACGACTTCCGAGGCGTCAGTCCCCGCCGACGCCAGGAAGGCGAATCGTCGGCGGAATTGGAAAAGGAAGATCACCTGCAAGGTCTCAATCGATTCAAAGAGGGCTTCGGCACACGCTATGTCGAGTACCTCGGCGAATTCGATCTGGTGTATAAGCCGATCGCCTACTGGGCTTATACAAACGGCAAGCCGACCGCACAGCGCTGGGTGCGGAAGCTGAAGGGCGGCGGGAAATAA